Proteins found in one Amycolatopsis aidingensis genomic segment:
- a CDS encoding TetR family transcriptional regulator produces the protein MAERPTGTRARILETAERLFVERGYYATTLQEIADHLGITKPALYYHFGSKSDLLRDLLEPMTDELDQALQEAIEAGGDGGVPAVRTVLMTGWLEVFLRYRGTLVALMRDLAATPADGFDRLLAVMGRALEAAAGPGAGAAERVLVAQAISAITDPVALLPELSEEQLREHLLAGVWRLLGSAPAQARPTRRAAGGRPRRLSAEEVASARRLFAGGEHSAEALAESFGVSRATMYRHLKGHLRD, from the coding sequence ATGGCTGAACGGCCGACGGGTACCCGGGCGAGAATCCTGGAAACCGCGGAGCGGCTGTTCGTGGAGCGTGGCTACTACGCCACCACGCTGCAGGAGATCGCCGACCATCTCGGCATCACCAAGCCGGCGCTGTACTACCACTTCGGCTCCAAGTCGGACCTGCTGCGCGACCTGCTCGAGCCGATGACCGACGAGCTGGACCAGGCGTTGCAGGAGGCGATCGAGGCCGGCGGTGATGGCGGCGTCCCCGCGGTGCGGACCGTGCTGATGACCGGCTGGCTGGAGGTCTTCCTGCGCTACCGTGGCACCCTGGTGGCGCTCATGCGTGACCTGGCCGCGACGCCGGCGGACGGCTTCGACCGCCTGCTCGCGGTGATGGGCCGGGCGCTGGAAGCGGCGGCGGGCCCCGGCGCGGGGGCCGCCGAGCGGGTGCTGGTGGCCCAGGCCATCTCGGCTATCACCGACCCGGTCGCCCTGCTGCCGGAGCTGTCCGAGGAGCAACTGCGCGAGCATCTGCTCGCCGGGGTGTGGCGGCTGCTCGGTAGCGCACCTGCGCAGGCGCGGCCCACCCGGCGAGCGGCGGGGGGCAGGCCACGCAGGCTCAGCGCGGAGGAGGTCGCCAGCGCGCGGCGGCTGTTCGCGGGCGGGGAGCATTCGGCCGAGGCGCTCGCCGAGTCCTTCGGGGTCTCCCGGGCCACGATGTATCGCCATCTCAAAGGCCATTTACGAGACTGA
- a CDS encoding DedA family protein — MTLVTDLLEWLQGLPPAGVTAGAGLLVFGECTLGLGFIAPGETGLFILGTTANTVPKFLIMWLVTTVCAIAGDSVGYLLGKKFGPRIRKTRMVERHGAEGWDRATAFLRKRGSWAVLVAIFLPVMRTLVPAAAGASGLAYRKFLPAVAVGATGWCALHIAIGSAAGEAAKQIEDAVGKGSWVLLIAIAAVIAAVVVIKRKRAKAAALAAGAPEQPAEERQPETGSLS, encoded by the coding sequence GTGACACTGGTGACCGATCTGCTCGAGTGGCTGCAAGGGCTGCCGCCAGCCGGGGTGACGGCGGGGGCCGGCCTGCTCGTGTTCGGCGAGTGCACCTTGGGGCTCGGGTTCATCGCACCCGGGGAGACCGGTCTGTTCATCCTGGGCACCACCGCCAACACGGTGCCCAAGTTCCTGATCATGTGGCTAGTCACCACGGTCTGCGCGATCGCGGGCGACTCGGTCGGTTACCTGCTCGGCAAGAAGTTCGGGCCACGCATCCGCAAGACCAGGATGGTCGAGCGGCACGGCGCCGAGGGGTGGGACCGGGCCACGGCGTTCCTGCGTAAGCGGGGTTCCTGGGCGGTGCTGGTGGCCATCTTCCTGCCGGTCATGCGCACGCTCGTGCCCGCGGCCGCCGGGGCATCCGGCCTGGCCTACCGCAAGTTCCTGCCCGCCGTGGCGGTCGGCGCCACCGGATGGTGCGCCCTGCACATCGCGATCGGCTCGGCGGCGGGCGAGGCCGCCAAGCAGATCGAGGACGCGGTGGGCAAGGGCAGCTGGGTGCTGCTGATCGCGATCGCCGCCGTGATCGCCGCGGTGGTGGTCATCAAGCGCAAGCGCGCCAAGGCCGCGGCGCTGGCGGCCGGGGCCCCGGAGCAGCCTGCCGAGGAGCGTCAGCCGGAGACCGGCTCGCTGAGCTGA
- a CDS encoding saccharopine dehydrogenase family protein: MSWMIYGASGHTGQLVAEQAIRHGQRPVLAGRSPERIEPLAARLGLEYRIADLADPAALCAALEGIDVVAHCAGPFSATAAPMIEACLATGTHYLDITGEIDVFEAVYARHAEAERAGVVLLPGAGFDVVPTDCVAAKLAALVPGAIELDLAFKAAVKLGPGTVKTAIEGAGFGGKARIDGEVRTVPIGHRRITAGFPSGPRMVTAIPWGDVSSAYRSTGIPNITTYTVVPLGGVLGKGHRLAAPLLRSPRVQRAGKTLAERFVQRGAVAKDRRTEVWGQARDAEGHRVALTLTTPDPIALTADAVLAAAARLSGEQRIEPGAHTPSTAFGADFALELEGVQLSEPVSG, encoded by the coding sequence ATGAGCTGGATGATCTACGGAGCGAGCGGGCACACCGGGCAACTCGTGGCCGAGCAGGCGATTCGGCACGGGCAGCGCCCGGTGCTGGCCGGCCGCTCGCCGGAGCGGATCGAGCCGCTGGCCGCGCGGCTCGGTCTGGAGTACCGCATCGCGGACCTCGCCGACCCGGCGGCCTTGTGCGCGGCGCTGGAGGGGATCGACGTGGTGGCGCACTGCGCGGGACCGTTCTCCGCGACCGCTGCGCCGATGATCGAGGCCTGCCTGGCCACCGGCACCCACTATCTGGACATCACCGGGGAGATCGACGTCTTCGAGGCGGTCTACGCCCGGCACGCCGAGGCCGAACGGGCCGGGGTGGTGCTGTTGCCCGGTGCCGGGTTCGATGTGGTGCCGACCGACTGCGTGGCGGCCAAGCTCGCCGCGCTGGTTCCCGGGGCGATCGAACTCGACCTCGCCTTCAAGGCCGCGGTGAAGCTGGGCCCCGGCACGGTGAAGACGGCCATCGAGGGTGCCGGCTTCGGTGGCAAGGCGCGGATCGACGGCGAGGTGCGCACGGTGCCGATCGGCCACCGGCGGATCACCGCGGGCTTCCCCTCCGGTCCACGGATGGTGACGGCGATTCCCTGGGGCGACGTCAGCTCGGCCTACCGCTCGACCGGGATCCCGAACATCACCACCTACACCGTGGTCCCGCTGGGTGGCGTGCTCGGTAAGGGACACCGGCTGGCCGCGCCGTTGCTGCGCTCACCCCGGGTGCAGCGGGCGGGTAAAACGCTTGCGGAGCGGTTCGTGCAGCGTGGGGCGGTGGCCAAGGACCGGCGCACCGAGGTGTGGGGGCAGGCGCGGGACGCCGAGGGGCACCGGGTGGCGCTCACCCTGACCACTCCGGACCCGATCGCGCTGACCGCGGACGCGGTGCTGGCCGCCGCGGCCCGGCTGAGCGGCGAGCAGCGGATCGAGCCGGGGGCGCATACCCCCTCTACGGCCTTCGGCGCCGACTTCGCGCTCGAGCTGGAGGGGGTTCAGCTCAGCGAGCCGGTCTCCGGCTGA
- a CDS encoding ABC transporter ATP-binding protein, producing the protein MPTPEHSSHPETDHAIHVQDLVKTFGDTRALDGLNLGARTGEVHGFLGPNGAGKSTTIRILLGLLRKDSGRARLLGADPWRDAVPLHRRLAYVPGDVSLWPNLSGGEAIDLLGELRGGLNERWRRDLVERFNLDPGKRMRTYSKGNRQKVALVAAFASDVELYILDEPTSGLDPLMESVFQDCVRQLRDAGKTVLLSSHILAEVEQLCDRVSIIREGRTVESGSLAQLRHLTRTAISVQTARPLSGLADLTGVHNLRQQGDHAEFEVDTAELAEVHRHLARFEVRALTSAPPTLEELFLRHYGDELAAEPETAGAR; encoded by the coding sequence GTGCCGACACCCGAGCACTCATCCCACCCGGAGACCGACCACGCCATCCACGTCCAGGACCTGGTGAAGACCTTCGGCGACACCCGCGCGCTGGACGGCCTGAACCTCGGCGCCCGCACCGGGGAGGTACACGGTTTCCTCGGCCCCAACGGGGCGGGCAAGTCCACCACCATCCGGATCCTGCTCGGCTTGCTGCGCAAAGACTCCGGCCGGGCCAGGCTGCTCGGCGCGGACCCGTGGCGGGACGCCGTGCCGCTGCACCGCAGGCTCGCCTACGTGCCGGGGGATGTGAGCCTGTGGCCGAACCTCTCCGGCGGGGAGGCCATCGACCTGCTCGGCGAGCTGCGTGGCGGGCTGAACGAGCGGTGGCGGCGCGATCTGGTGGAGCGGTTCAACCTCGACCCCGGCAAGCGGATGCGCACCTACTCCAAGGGCAACCGGCAGAAGGTGGCGCTGGTCGCCGCGTTCGCCTCCGATGTGGAGCTGTACATCCTGGACGAACCGACCTCCGGGCTCGACCCGCTGATGGAGTCGGTCTTCCAGGACTGCGTCCGGCAACTGCGGGACGCGGGCAAGACGGTGCTGCTGTCCAGCCACATCCTGGCCGAGGTGGAGCAGCTGTGCGACCGGGTGAGCATCATCCGGGAGGGGCGCACCGTGGAGTCGGGCAGCCTGGCGCAGCTGCGGCACCTCACCCGTACCGCCATCTCGGTGCAGACCGCCCGGCCGCTCAGCGGGCTGGCGGACCTGACCGGGGTGCACAATCTGCGGCAGCAGGGTGACCACGCCGAGTTCGAGGTGGACACCGCCGAGCTGGCCGAGGTGCACCGGCACCTGGCCCGGTTCGAGGTGCGCGCACTGACCAGTGCCCCGCCAACGCTGGAGGAGCTGTTCCTGCGGCACTACGGCGACGAGCTCGCGGCGGAGCCGGAGACGGCGGGTGCCCGATGA
- a CDS encoding L,D-transpeptidase yields MFAKRALLWGLVACVLGTAGCTVGVSRNSVPAGSVRVSIEPDGTAAVNPVTPITVRAEHGRLTGVTMTNTGTGARVDGTLAPDGTAWTATEPLGYASRYTVIARAVGEQGKRIEQHGEITTLAPRARAEPNLIPAPDSVRDQGVGVGQPIVFQFSLPVGDRAAVERRLSVVSQPAQEGGWSWIDDRNVHYRPKEYWRPGTRLTVAAKIYGVDFGNGAYGARDRTETYRVHDSWIARADGTTEQMHILHNGEEVKSMPISMGKDATPTHSGTHVISAKYENYTMDSCTYGVCRGEPGYYRAREHWSQRISADGEFVHENPNSVAQQGNANVSHGCVNLDASNAKWFFDHFGLGDVVEVTNSGGPELPVWDRYGDWSLSWPEWQAGSALR; encoded by the coding sequence ATGTTTGCAAAGAGGGCATTACTTTGGGGCCTGGTCGCCTGCGTTCTCGGCACGGCAGGCTGTACGGTCGGGGTGAGCCGGAATTCGGTGCCCGCGGGTTCGGTGCGCGTTTCCATCGAGCCGGACGGCACGGCGGCGGTCAACCCGGTCACCCCGATCACCGTGCGGGCCGAGCACGGCAGGCTGACCGGGGTCACCATGACCAACACCGGCACCGGTGCCAGGGTGGACGGCACGCTGGCCCCGGACGGCACCGCATGGACGGCCACCGAGCCACTCGGCTACGCCAGCCGGTACACGGTGATCGCACGGGCCGTGGGGGAACAGGGCAAACGGATCGAACAGCACGGGGAGATCACCACGCTCGCGCCGCGGGCACGGGCCGAGCCGAACCTCATTCCGGCACCGGACTCCGTCCGCGACCAGGGGGTCGGCGTCGGCCAGCCGATCGTGTTCCAGTTCAGCCTCCCGGTCGGGGACCGGGCCGCGGTGGAGCGGCGGCTGTCGGTGGTGTCCCAGCCGGCGCAGGAGGGCGGCTGGTCCTGGATCGACGACCGGAACGTGCACTACCGACCGAAGGAGTACTGGCGGCCGGGAACCCGGCTCACGGTGGCCGCGAAGATTTACGGCGTGGATTTCGGCAACGGTGCCTACGGCGCCCGAGATCGCACGGAAACGTACCGCGTGCACGATTCCTGGATCGCCAGGGCCGATGGCACGACCGAGCAGATGCACATCCTGCACAATGGGGAGGAGGTCAAGAGCATGCCGATTTCCATGGGCAAGGACGCCACCCCGACCCATTCCGGAACGCATGTGATCTCGGCGAAGTACGAGAACTACACGATGGACTCCTGTACCTACGGCGTGTGCCGGGGCGAGCCCGGCTACTACCGCGCACGGGAGCACTGGTCCCAGCGCATCTCCGCCGACGGCGAGTTCGTGCACGAGAACCCGAACAGCGTGGCGCAGCAGGGCAACGCGAACGTCTCGCACGGCTGCGTCAACCTGGACGCCAGCAACGCCAAGTGGTTCTTCGACCACTTCGGGCTGGGCGACGTGGTGGAGGTGACCAACTCGGGCGGCCCCGAGCTGCCGGTATGGGACCGCTACGGCGACTGGTCACTGTCCTGGCCGGAGTGGCAGGCCGGTTCCGCGCTCCGGTAG
- a CDS encoding acyl-CoA dehydrogenase family protein codes for MADQPKVTEQEARAVAEEARESGWQKPSFAKELFLGRFRLDLVHPHPRPTPEAAAKAENFLSRLREYCATLDGSVIEREARIPDEYVKGLAELGCFGIKIPEEYGGLGLSQVAYNQALMLAGSVHPTIGVLLSAHQSIGVPEPLKLAGSPEQKQRFLPRCAKGAVTAFLLTEPDVGSDPARLATSATPTEDGEGYELDGVKLWTTNGVVAELLVVMARVPRTEGRRGGVTAFIVEADAPGITVERRNEFMGLRGIENGVTRFDKVRVSKEDVVGREGDGLKIALATLNTGRLSVPAMCAGASKWCLKIAREWSAERVQWGKPVGKHGAVAGKISYIAATSYALESVLDLSAHMSDEGRNDIRIEAALAKLWASEVSCQVADELLQIRGGRGYETAASLAARGERAVPAEQMVRDLRINRIFEGSTEIMHLLVAREAVDAHLSAAGALADPDSDMRAKAQAAAKASGFYARWLPQLVAGKGQVPTSFREFGQLGPHLRYVERTARKLARSTFYGMARWQAALEQRQGFLARIVDIGAELFAMSACCVRAEMQRAEDAAEGASAYELADAFCRQARLRIERLFDALWNNTDEVDKRITGRTLDGHYTWLEQGVFDPSEGTGPWIADWRSSAPGQESVARRYLPSTR; via the coding sequence GTGGCGGATCAACCCAAGGTGACGGAGCAGGAAGCCAGGGCAGTCGCCGAGGAGGCGCGGGAAAGCGGCTGGCAGAAGCCGTCCTTCGCCAAGGAGCTGTTCCTCGGCCGGTTCCGGCTGGACCTGGTTCATCCGCATCCCCGGCCGACGCCGGAGGCCGCCGCGAAGGCCGAGAACTTCCTGTCCCGGCTGCGCGAGTACTGCGCGACCCTGGACGGTTCGGTGATCGAGCGGGAGGCCCGGATCCCGGACGAGTACGTCAAGGGGCTCGCCGAGCTCGGCTGCTTCGGCATCAAGATCCCGGAGGAGTACGGCGGGCTCGGCCTGTCCCAGGTTGCCTACAACCAGGCGCTGATGCTGGCCGGTTCGGTGCACCCGACCATCGGGGTGCTGCTGTCGGCGCATCAGTCGATCGGCGTGCCCGAGCCGCTCAAGCTGGCGGGCTCACCGGAGCAGAAGCAGCGCTTCCTGCCCCGCTGCGCCAAGGGTGCGGTCACCGCCTTCCTGCTCACCGAGCCGGACGTCGGCTCCGACCCGGCCCGGCTGGCCACCTCGGCCACCCCCACCGAGGACGGCGAGGGCTACGAGCTGGACGGGGTGAAGCTGTGGACCACCAACGGGGTGGTGGCCGAACTGCTGGTGGTGATGGCGCGGGTGCCAAGGACCGAGGGGCGCCGCGGCGGGGTCACCGCCTTCATCGTGGAGGCGGACGCCCCCGGCATCACGGTCGAGCGGCGCAACGAGTTCATGGGGCTGCGCGGGATCGAGAACGGGGTCACCCGGTTCGACAAGGTGCGTGTGTCCAAAGAGGACGTCGTGGGGCGCGAGGGGGACGGCCTGAAGATCGCGCTCGCCACGCTGAACACCGGCAGGCTGTCCGTGCCCGCCATGTGCGCAGGCGCAAGCAAGTGGTGCCTGAAGATCGCCAGGGAGTGGTCGGCCGAGCGGGTGCAGTGGGGTAAGCCGGTCGGCAAGCACGGCGCGGTGGCAGGCAAGATCTCCTATATCGCGGCCACCTCCTACGCGCTGGAGAGCGTGCTGGACCTCTCCGCGCATATGAGCGACGAGGGGCGCAACGACATCCGGATCGAGGCGGCGCTGGCGAAGCTGTGGGCCAGTGAGGTGTCCTGCCAGGTCGCCGACGAGCTGCTGCAGATCCGTGGCGGCCGTGGCTACGAGACCGCGGCGTCGCTGGCTGCCAGGGGCGAGCGGGCGGTTCCCGCCGAGCAGATGGTGCGGGACCTGCGGATCAACCGGATCTTCGAGGGCTCCACCGAGATCATGCACCTGCTGGTCGCGCGGGAGGCGGTGGACGCGCACCTTTCCGCGGCCGGGGCGCTGGCCGACCCGGACTCGGATATGCGTGCCAAGGCACAGGCTGCGGCCAAGGCCAGCGGCTTCTACGCGCGCTGGCTGCCGCAGCTGGTCGCGGGCAAGGGGCAGGTGCCGACCTCGTTCCGCGAGTTCGGGCAGCTGGGGCCGCACCTGCGCTACGTCGAGCGAACCGCGCGCAAGCTGGCCCGTTCCACCTTCTACGGGATGGCCCGCTGGCAGGCCGCGCTGGAGCAGCGGCAGGGTTTCCTTGCCAGGATCGTGGACATCGGCGCCGAGCTGTTCGCCATGTCCGCCTGCTGCGTGCGGGCCGAGATGCAGCGGGCCGAGGACGCTGCCGAGGGCGCGTCAGCCTACGAGCTGGCCGACGCCTTCTGCCGGCAGGCCCGGCTGCGGATCGAGCGACTGTTCGACGCGCTGTGGAACAACACCGACGAGGTGGACAAGCGGATCACCGGCCGGACCCTCGACGGTCACTACACCTGGCTGGAGCAGGGTGTCTTCGATCCGAGCGAGGGCACCGGCCCGTGGATCGCGGACTGGCGCTCCAGCGCCCCCGGCCAGGAGAGCGTCGCCCGCCGCTACCTGCCCTCCACCCGCTGA
- a CDS encoding patatin-like phospholipase family protein, translated as MTPELPRPVGFVLGGGGSLGAMQVGMLRALAEAGIGADLIVGTSVGSLNGAVLARSGEHSASGLEAIWARMTRDEAFPGGVLSQVRTLRHTRTHLFPNTGLAAIIDDHLGAGTRFEDLAIPLGVVSTDVHTGEPVLLRSGALRPALLASCAIPGIYPPVPHAGSLHYDGGLVANVPMRQALAMGARSLVVLDCAFPGHLPAQPRTFAEVMMFTAMISMRNQAALEAPMVAAEAPVVYLPGPAPVRLSPLDFGRTGELTTESYQAASSYLDTLDVTGPGLYGGPGVVAH; from the coding sequence ATGACACCGGAACTGCCCCGGCCGGTCGGGTTCGTGCTCGGCGGCGGCGGGAGCCTCGGCGCGATGCAGGTCGGCATGCTGCGCGCGCTCGCCGAGGCCGGGATCGGCGCGGATCTGATCGTGGGAACCTCGGTCGGCTCGCTGAACGGCGCCGTGCTCGCCCGCTCAGGGGAACACTCCGCATCCGGGCTGGAGGCCATCTGGGCCAGGATGACCAGGGACGAGGCCTTCCCCGGCGGGGTGCTCAGCCAGGTGAGGACGCTGCGGCACACCAGGACGCACCTGTTCCCGAACACCGGACTGGCCGCCATCATCGACGACCACCTCGGCGCGGGCACCCGGTTCGAGGATCTCGCCATCCCGCTCGGCGTGGTCAGCACGGACGTGCACACCGGCGAGCCCGTACTGCTGCGCTCCGGTGCGCTGCGGCCCGCACTGCTGGCCAGTTGTGCCATCCCGGGGATCTACCCACCGGTGCCACATGCCGGTTCGCTGCACTACGACGGCGGCCTGGTGGCGAACGTGCCGATGCGCCAGGCGCTGGCGATGGGCGCGCGTTCGCTGGTGGTACTGGACTGCGCGTTTCCAGGGCACCTTCCGGCGCAACCCCGCACCTTCGCCGAGGTGATGATGTTCACCGCGATGATCAGCATGCGCAACCAGGCCGCACTGGAGGCGCCGATGGTCGCGGCCGAGGCGCCCGTGGTGTACCTGCCCGGCCCGGCACCGGTGCGGCTGAGCCCGCTGGACTTCGGCCGGACCGGCGAGTTGACGACGGAGTCCTACCAGGCGGCCAGCAGCTATCTGGACACGCTCGACGTCACCGGTCCCGGATTGTACGGCGGCCCCGGCGTGGTCGCCCATTAA
- a CDS encoding ABC transporter permease: MSTTAFTATPTLTRLALRRDRVRLPLWLLGIGGLVAGTAASIEELYPTTAGRMENAAVRAGSVAARAITGPAPNGTLGGLVMSEVLVYAALLAGLLNILAVTRHTRQNEELGRTELAGSAAVGRHATLTSALLVAGIANLGLAVVCALALLGIGLPTAGALAAGAAIGTAGLAFAAIAAVTAQLAESSRGALGLAGAMLGLAFLLRALGDALGEVDPGGTTVTSAWPSWLSPIGWSQQFLPFGANRWWPLAVAAAFAAAAIGLAAVLSTHRDVGTGMMPVRRGRMRASSGLLSPLGLAWRLQRGVLFGWLVAVAVLGAAFGGVGNQVDELFGSESSAEVMRDLGGSAGSLVDAYFAGMLGLLAVIVAAYPVQAALRMRIEESAGGAESLLATAVSRPRWLASHTICAAGGTVLVLAALGASTGLAYGLTAGDVAGEVGELLTAALAQVPPALVLVGFVVAAFGLLPRQAAALSWLAFAVSLVVSQFGVLFGLPQAVLDVSPFTHVPNVPTESLTAAPLLIMLAVAAALTTAGVLSFRNRNLAL; this comes from the coding sequence ATGAGCACGACGGCTTTCACCGCGACCCCCACCCTGACCCGGCTGGCCCTGCGCCGGGACCGTGTCCGGCTGCCGCTGTGGCTGCTGGGCATCGGCGGGCTGGTGGCGGGAACCGCAGCCAGCATCGAGGAGCTGTACCCGACGACGGCCGGGCGAATGGAGAACGCGGCGGTGCGCGCGGGCAGCGTGGCCGCGCGGGCGATCACCGGGCCCGCGCCGAACGGAACCCTCGGCGGGCTGGTCATGTCCGAGGTGCTGGTGTACGCGGCACTGCTGGCCGGCCTGCTGAACATCCTGGCCGTGACCCGGCACACCCGGCAGAACGAGGAGCTCGGCAGGACGGAGCTGGCGGGCTCGGCCGCGGTCGGGCGGCACGCCACCCTCACCTCCGCGTTGCTGGTGGCCGGAATCGCCAACCTGGGCCTGGCCGTGGTCTGCGCGCTGGCCCTGCTCGGGATCGGCCTGCCCACGGCCGGAGCGCTCGCGGCCGGGGCCGCGATCGGCACGGCCGGCCTGGCCTTCGCCGCGATCGCCGCGGTCACCGCGCAACTGGCGGAGAGCTCGCGCGGGGCGCTCGGGCTCGCCGGGGCCATGCTCGGGCTGGCCTTCCTGCTGCGTGCCCTCGGCGACGCGCTGGGCGAGGTCGACCCGGGCGGGACGACGGTGACCAGCGCGTGGCCCTCCTGGCTCTCCCCGATCGGCTGGAGCCAGCAGTTCCTGCCCTTCGGCGCGAACCGCTGGTGGCCACTGGCGGTGGCCGCCGCCTTCGCGGCCGCGGCGATCGGGCTCGCCGCCGTGCTCAGCACGCACCGGGATGTCGGCACCGGGATGATGCCGGTGCGGCGGGGCCGGATGCGCGCCAGCTCCGGCCTGCTCAGCCCGCTCGGGCTGGCCTGGCGGCTACAGCGCGGTGTGCTGTTCGGCTGGCTGGTCGCGGTGGCGGTGCTCGGCGCGGCCTTCGGCGGGGTCGGCAACCAGGTCGACGAGCTGTTCGGCAGCGAGTCCAGCGCCGAGGTGATGCGGGACCTCGGCGGCAGCGCAGGCAGCCTGGTGGATGCCTACTTCGCGGGGATGCTGGGGCTGCTCGCGGTGATCGTCGCCGCCTACCCGGTGCAGGCCGCGCTGCGGATGCGGATCGAGGAGTCCGCTGGTGGCGCCGAGTCGCTGCTGGCCACGGCGGTGAGCAGGCCGAGGTGGCTGGCCTCGCACACGATCTGTGCCGCGGGCGGCACCGTGCTGGTGCTGGCCGCGCTGGGGGCGAGCACCGGGCTGGCCTACGGCCTGACGGCAGGCGATGTCGCGGGCGAGGTGGGCGAGCTGCTCACGGCCGCGCTCGCGCAGGTGCCGCCCGCGCTGGTGCTGGTCGGCTTCGTGGTGGCGGCGTTCGGCCTGCTGCCGAGGCAAGCGGCGGCACTGTCCTGGCTGGCTTTCGCGGTCTCCCTGGTGGTGAGCCAGTTCGGCGTCCTGTTCGGGCTGCCGCAGGCGGTGCTGGACGTCTCCCCGTTCACGCACGTGCCGAACGTGCCGACCGAGTCCCTGACCGCGGCCCCGCTGCTGATCATGCTCGCCGTCGCCGCCGCCCTCACCACCGCCGGCGTGCTCAGCTTCCGCAACCGCAATCTCGCCCTGTGA
- a CDS encoding SIR2 family NAD-dependent protein deacylase, with protein MDAAEDLNRARDLVADAGHIVAMTGAGISTDSGIPDFRGPNGLWTRDPAAERMSNLRAYVGSKEVREQTWQARLVHPGWSAVPNAAHHALVRLERQGRLRTTITQNIDRLHQQAGADPERVLELHGTMFETVCLDCADRRDMREALGRVRAGEPDPPCASCGGILKSATISFGQQLDAQVLERARIAAQSGDLMLVAGSSLTVQPAAGLVGLAAGAGARVVVCNATETPYDSFAAAVLRGPLGEVLPALV; from the coding sequence ATGGACGCCGCCGAGGACCTGAACCGCGCACGCGATCTGGTGGCGGACGCCGGGCATATCGTGGCAATGACCGGAGCCGGGATCTCCACCGACTCCGGCATCCCGGACTTCCGCGGCCCGAACGGGCTGTGGACCCGCGATCCCGCCGCGGAACGGATGTCCAACCTGCGGGCCTACGTCGGCAGCAAGGAGGTCCGGGAGCAGACCTGGCAGGCCCGGCTGGTGCATCCGGGGTGGAGCGCCGTGCCCAACGCGGCGCATCACGCGCTGGTGCGGCTGGAGCGGCAGGGCAGGCTGCGCACCACCATCACGCAGAACATCGACCGCCTGCACCAGCAGGCGGGTGCCGATCCGGAGCGGGTACTGGAACTGCACGGCACCATGTTCGAGACCGTGTGCCTTGACTGCGCCGACCGCAGGGACATGCGGGAGGCGCTGGGCCGGGTGCGTGCGGGCGAGCCGGACCCACCGTGCGCGAGCTGCGGCGGGATCCTCAAGTCGGCCACCATCTCCTTCGGCCAGCAGCTGGACGCGCAGGTACTGGAGCGGGCGCGGATCGCCGCCCAGTCCGGGGACCTGATGCTGGTGGCAGGCAGCTCGCTGACCGTGCAGCCCGCCGCGGGCCTGGTCGGGCTGGCCGCGGGGGCGGGCGCGAGGGTGGTGGTGTGCAACGCGACCGAGACCCCGTACGACTCTTTTGCCGCCGCAGTGCTGCGCGGGCCGCTCGGCGAGGTGCTGCCCGCACTGGTGTGA